A window of the Nocardia sp. NBC_01329 genome harbors these coding sequences:
- a CDS encoding TIGR02611 family protein codes for MRAYRDRIARRPTLELVYRVGVAVVGTVVFVVGVITIPFPGPGWALVFAGIGILATEFAVARRALVWLRDRYRRGMAWYISRGPFVQVIAFLATCALVVATLWVLGTFGLVGDWIGVDWQWLHSPFMS; via the coding sequence TTGCGCGCCTACCGGGACCGGATCGCGCGACGTCCTACGCTCGAGCTGGTCTACCGGGTCGGGGTAGCGGTCGTCGGCACCGTGGTGTTCGTCGTCGGGGTGATCACCATCCCGTTCCCCGGGCCCGGCTGGGCACTGGTATTCGCCGGTATCGGCATCCTCGCCACCGAATTCGCGGTGGCCCGGCGTGCGCTGGTGTGGTTGCGGGACAGATATCGGCGCGGGATGGCCTGGTACATCTCGCGTGGGCCGTTCGTTCAGGTGATCGCCTTCCTGGCGACCTGCGCGCTCGTGGTGGCCACCCTGTGGGTGCTCGGGACGTTCGGATTGGTCGGTGACTGGATCGGAGTCGATTGGCAGTGGTTGCACAGCCCCTTCATGTCGTGA
- a CDS encoding (2Fe-2S)-binding protein gives MLTDESWLAARIADLNASWRTDSMRVGATLWWCMTASALVEQVVRALAQERPIPAPTLDRLALTLRADGTVERVAIGHAGPGEPGAVPPDHRQPDTGSDVAAEIAVALRVSLTTVIDRLAAVSGVRKAALWAVVTDVVASWAVDAGRPIVGRRLADAIGAVLPEPRFIEVAGRTFVRRASCCLVYEAPGCEKCVSCPKRRPEEREALLTDYARRG, from the coding sequence ATGCTCACGGACGAATCGTGGCTCGCGGCCCGGATCGCGGACCTCAACGCATCCTGGCGTACCGATTCGATGCGGGTGGGCGCGACGCTGTGGTGGTGTATGACGGCCTCGGCGCTGGTCGAACAGGTGGTGCGGGCACTCGCGCAGGAGCGTCCGATACCGGCACCCACGCTGGATCGGCTCGCGCTGACGCTGCGTGCCGACGGGACAGTGGAGCGGGTCGCGATCGGTCACGCCGGGCCGGGCGAGCCGGGTGCGGTGCCGCCGGACCATCGCCAACCGGACACAGGCTCGGATGTCGCGGCCGAGATCGCGGTGGCGCTGCGGGTGAGTCTCACCACGGTGATCGACCGTCTCGCGGCGGTGTCGGGTGTCCGGAAAGCGGCGCTGTGGGCGGTGGTCACCGATGTGGTGGCCAGCTGGGCCGTCGATGCCGGGCGGCCGATCGTGGGCCGGCGGCTGGCGGACGCGATCGGCGCGGTGCTGCCCGAACCCCGATTCATCGAGGTCGCTGGGCGAACGTTCGTTCGGCGTGCCTCCTGCTGTCTGGTGTACGAGGCGCCGGGCTGCGAGAAATGCGTGAGCTGCCCCAAACGCCGCCCGGAAGAGCGCGAAGCGCTCCTGACGGACTACGCGCGGCGGGGCTGA
- the thrS gene encoding threonine--tRNA ligase, whose product MTTTAPRSPATLVRVPAGTTAGAAVREAGLATKGPDTVVVVRDAAGQLRDLSWTPELDTEVSPVAANTEDGRSVIRHSAAHVLAQAVQQEFPEAVLGIGPPIRDGFYYDFRVDRPFTPEDLAKLETRMKKIVKGAQRFSRRVVEVDQARIELAKEPFKLELIGDKSGIDDPEIMEVGGNELTIYDNLDPRTGDRVWGDLCRGPHIPTTKFIPAFKLTRSSAAYWRGDQNREGLQRIYGTAWESPEAQDQYLHMLAEAEKRDHRKLGLELDLFSFPDELGSGLPVFHPKGGIIRKEMEDYSRQQHVAAGYEFVNTPHITKAHLFETSKHLEWYADGMYPPMHLDAELDEDGTVRKPGQDYYLKPMNCPMHNLIYRSRGRSYRELPLRLFEFGSVYRYEKSGVVHGLTRARGFTQDDAHLYCTQEQVVEELTGTLRFVLDLLKAYGLDDFYLELSTKDPDKYVGSDELWDEATDTLRRVGEASGLELVPDPGGAAFYGPKISVQTRDALGRNWQMSTIQLDFFEPDLFELEYTASDGTKKRPVMIHRALFGSIERFFGVLTEHYAGAFPAWLAPVQVVGIPVADTFVPHLDEVVARLRAAGVRADVDRSDDRMQKKIFNHTAQKVPFMLLAGARDVEAGAVSFRFRDGTQVNGVPVDEAVRVVVDWVRRRDNSSPTAETVRPLADGEGGAPE is encoded by the coding sequence GTGACCACCACAGCCCCCCGCAGCCCAGCCACCCTCGTCCGGGTGCCTGCCGGGACGACGGCGGGTGCCGCGGTGCGTGAGGCGGGCCTGGCGACCAAAGGCCCCGATACCGTCGTCGTCGTCCGTGACGCCGCCGGACAGTTGCGCGACCTCTCCTGGACCCCGGAACTCGATACCGAGGTCAGCCCGGTCGCCGCGAACACCGAGGACGGCCGCAGCGTGATCCGCCATTCGGCCGCGCACGTCCTCGCCCAGGCGGTCCAGCAGGAGTTCCCCGAGGCGGTGCTGGGGATCGGTCCGCCGATCAGAGACGGTTTCTACTACGACTTCCGAGTCGACCGGCCCTTCACTCCGGAGGATCTGGCCAAGTTGGAAACCCGGATGAAGAAGATCGTCAAGGGTGCGCAGCGGTTCTCGCGCCGCGTGGTCGAAGTGGATCAGGCGCGGATCGAACTGGCGAAGGAGCCGTTCAAACTCGAGCTGATCGGCGATAAATCCGGGATCGACGATCCGGAGATCATGGAGGTCGGCGGTAACGAGCTGACCATCTACGACAACCTCGACCCGCGCACCGGCGATCGGGTGTGGGGCGATCTGTGCCGGGGCCCGCACATCCCCACCACCAAGTTCATTCCCGCCTTCAAACTGACCCGCAGCTCGGCCGCGTACTGGCGCGGTGACCAGAACCGTGAGGGTCTGCAGCGGATCTACGGTACGGCCTGGGAGTCCCCGGAGGCGCAGGACCAGTACCTGCACATGCTCGCGGAGGCCGAGAAGCGCGATCACCGCAAACTGGGCCTGGAACTCGATCTGTTCTCCTTCCCGGACGAACTGGGATCGGGTCTGCCGGTCTTCCATCCCAAGGGCGGCATCATCCGCAAAGAGATGGAGGACTACTCCCGCCAGCAGCACGTGGCGGCGGGCTACGAATTCGTCAACACCCCGCATATCACCAAGGCCCACCTGTTCGAGACCTCCAAACACCTCGAGTGGTACGCCGACGGGATGTACCCGCCCATGCACCTGGACGCCGAACTCGACGAGGACGGCACCGTGCGCAAGCCGGGGCAGGACTACTACCTCAAACCGATGAACTGTCCGATGCACAACCTGATCTACCGGTCCCGCGGCCGGTCGTACCGGGAGCTGCCGCTGCGGCTGTTCGAATTCGGTTCGGTGTACCGGTACGAGAAGTCCGGTGTGGTGCACGGCCTGACCCGCGCTCGCGGTTTCACCCAGGACGACGCGCATCTCTACTGCACCCAGGAGCAGGTGGTCGAGGAACTGACCGGCACCCTGCGGTTCGTACTCGACCTGCTGAAGGCCTACGGGCTCGACGACTTCTATCTGGAACTTTCCACCAAGGACCCGGACAAGTACGTCGGCTCCGACGAACTGTGGGACGAGGCCACCGATACGCTGCGCCGGGTGGGCGAGGCCTCGGGCCTGGAACTGGTCCCCGATCCCGGTGGCGCCGCCTTCTACGGCCCGAAGATCTCGGTGCAGACCAGGGACGCACTCGGCCGCAACTGGCAGATGTCGACCATCCAGCTCGATTTCTTCGAGCCGGATCTGTTCGAACTCGAGTACACCGCCTCCGACGGCACCAAGAAGCGGCCGGTGATGATCCATCGAGCCCTGTTCGGCTCGATCGAACGCTTCTTCGGCGTCCTCACCGAGCACTACGCCGGTGCTTTCCCGGCCTGGCTGGCGCCCGTGCAGGTCGTCGGCATCCCGGTAGCCGACACCTTCGTTCCGCATCTGGACGAGGTGGTGGCTCGACTGCGTGCGGCCGGTGTCCGCGCCGACGTCGATCGCAGTGACGACCGGATGCAGAAGAAGATCTTCAACCACACCGCGCAGAAGGTGCCGTTCATGCTGCTGGCCGGCGCGCGGGATGTGGAGGCCGGCGCGGTGAGCTTCCGGTTCCGGGACGGAACCCAGGTCAACGGCGTGCCGGTGGATGAGGCGGTACGAGTGGTCGTGGACTGGGTCCGCCGCCGCGACAATTCCTCGCCCACCGCGGAAACGGTTCGTCCCCTGGCGGACGGTGAAGGCGGTGCGCCCGAGTGA